A section of the Paenibacillus aurantius genome encodes:
- a CDS encoding type 2 periplasmic-binding domain-containing protein, giving the protein MRLPKRQVMVTVLTLALAGTSFGCSKTGGDTAQPKETASQKMTNGKYDPPVTITTVRGVPGPATFKNGETIDDNVHTRWAKEKLGIEIKSLWSVVNANNAYDTKLKLALSANEPMPDIVHASGEMARLLIESGRFQDAGVLFDKYASETWKKAMAEDPTVWYEYTRDGKRYGIPALDYDYNNDPVMWVRGDWMKKLNLAPPKTIDDYEKILDAFTNQDPDGDGQKNTFGLSVGFKKDKSYGNHFGVSWLFGAYGAIPGIWQKQADGTLAYGSIQPGVKQGLAKLKDWVQKGYIPKEAPVWDEAKAGSYVSAGRAGTFTGPYWSEAWPMGDLTKNDPKAELQTFQLPVGANGKGMHFATHPYSGAIFINKEMKNPEIFFTYGNYLFDNVADPKAGSEFENGWAKGYDWDEVDGKVTTDLAKIPGGGVRVFFYSLLMTQGPRIPSQNIKALVNLAQNGKPQTPYERYWSQLAPPIEIQSSSNVWNQRQNRVMTAYTGGATATMTDKGDYLNKLEMETFSKIVFGDEPVEAYDKFIQTWKAQGGDAITKEVNEWYKSVGAK; this is encoded by the coding sequence TTGCGCTTGCCAAAAAGACAAGTGATGGTCACGGTGCTTACGCTCGCATTAGCCGGTACATCCTTCGGCTGCTCCAAAACGGGCGGAGACACCGCCCAGCCGAAAGAAACGGCGTCGCAGAAGATGACGAACGGCAAATACGACCCGCCCGTTACGATTACGACGGTTCGGGGAGTACCCGGCCCGGCTACGTTCAAGAACGGGGAGACGATCGACGACAACGTGCATACGCGCTGGGCGAAGGAGAAGCTCGGCATTGAGATCAAAAGCCTGTGGTCGGTGGTCAACGCGAACAACGCCTATGACACGAAGCTGAAGCTCGCCTTGTCGGCGAACGAGCCGATGCCGGATATCGTGCATGCATCGGGCGAGATGGCCCGGCTGCTGATCGAATCGGGACGGTTCCAGGACGCGGGAGTCCTTTTTGACAAGTATGCGAGCGAGACGTGGAAGAAAGCGATGGCGGAGGACCCTACCGTTTGGTACGAATATACGCGGGACGGCAAGCGCTACGGCATTCCCGCCCTCGATTATGACTACAACAACGACCCTGTTATGTGGGTGCGCGGCGACTGGATGAAGAAGCTCAACCTTGCCCCGCCCAAAACGATTGACGACTACGAAAAGATACTGGATGCGTTCACGAACCAGGACCCCGACGGAGACGGCCAGAAGAACACCTTCGGCTTGTCGGTCGGCTTCAAGAAAGATAAATCCTACGGAAACCATTTCGGCGTAAGCTGGCTGTTCGGGGCTTACGGGGCGATTCCGGGCATCTGGCAGAAGCAGGCAGACGGGACGCTTGCCTACGGCTCCATTCAGCCGGGCGTGAAGCAGGGGCTCGCGAAGCTGAAGGATTGGGTGCAGAAGGGCTACATTCCCAAGGAAGCTCCGGTATGGGACGAAGCCAAAGCCGGTTCTTATGTTTCCGCCGGAAGAGCGGGCACCTTCACCGGCCCGTATTGGTCCGAGGCCTGGCCGATGGGCGACCTGACGAAGAACGACCCTAAGGCGGAGCTGCAGACGTTCCAGCTGCCGGTCGGGGCGAACGGGAAAGGGATGCATTTTGCCACGCATCCTTACAGCGGGGCGATCTTCATCAACAAGGAAATGAAGAATCCGGAAATATTCTTTACCTATGGCAATTACCTGTTTGACAACGTCGCCGATCCGAAGGCGGGAAGCGAGTTCGAGAACGGCTGGGCGAAGGGCTATGACTGGGATGAAGTGGACGGCAAGGTCACGACCGATCTGGCCAAAATCCCGGGAGGAGGCGTCCGCGTGTTCTTCTACAGCCTGCTGATGACCCAAGGACCGCGTATTCCTTCCCAGAACATCAAAGCGCTGGTCAACCTCGCCCAGAACGGAAAGCCGCAAACGCCGTACGAGCGCTACTGGTCCCAGCTCGCCCCGCCGATCGAAATTCAATCCTCGAGCAATGTGTGGAACCAGCGCCAGAACCGGGTGATGACCGCTTATACCGGAGGAGCCACGGCCACGATGACGGACAAAGGGGATTATCTGAATAAGCTGGAGATGGAAACGTTCAGCAAAATCGTCTTCGGTGACGAGCCGGTAGAGGCCTACGACAAATTCATTCAGACGTGGAAAGCCCAGGGCGGAGACGCCATTACGAAGGAAGTCAATGAATGGTATAAGAGCGTAGGAGCCAAATAA
- a CDS encoding histidine kinase: MNRQMDKKLTIYTKIVGMIMGLLIPVMALFAYSNQTAVRVIEDEMKTNNLNKLRFLHQQMEGKIDQLSMNSIAMSNDASIRELEFRQLSGTGFDRDRLLRMILDNINLQSGISGWMTDITVYSRLTKEMVSTSSASVDLKETLLLREITKGWTYVTESNGKKVKPEFVYFAVDPINAYDRPETAKLIVRTSFSPSYLQDMLDQYKANGQGDPFLYHPQYGVIGNRTLNEAGSQGLIRQLGGESLEEARTHFTVDTEGRQSLASYLKLGNLGWYLVDYVPMEDILTPVTKTRNFFYGSTLLLLLLSLFAAYMLYRNVQVPIRVLIRHVQRIQKGDYGTRVRFNGGAEFAFLFERFNDMTEQIQDLLEKVYAERLRSREAVLKQLQSQINPHFLYNCLFFIKNTARMGDEEAVVAMALNLGEYFRYTTRLANQSANLAEELSVVTNYLEIQNLRMRRIAYEIDVPEEMKALRIPRLMLQPLVENAVLHGIEPKPGRGTVRITGEAMNGEYRVYVEDDGAGMEPEQLERMQRYVNRSENEDDGGFGFGLWNVNQRIKLMYGEGSGLFFSPGGNGGVRVTVTLYIREGEDHVPAADCG, from the coding sequence GTGAACCGGCAAATGGACAAGAAGCTAACAATTTATACGAAAATCGTCGGGATGATCATGGGGCTGCTGATCCCCGTCATGGCGCTTTTCGCCTATTCCAACCAGACGGCTGTGCGGGTCATCGAGGACGAGATGAAAACGAACAACCTGAACAAGCTCCGTTTCCTGCATCAGCAGATGGAGGGCAAAATCGACCAGCTGTCGATGAATTCCATCGCCATGTCGAACGACGCCTCCATCCGGGAGCTGGAATTCCGCCAGCTGTCGGGAACGGGCTTCGACCGGGACCGGCTGCTGCGGATGATTCTCGACAACATCAACCTGCAGTCGGGGATCAGCGGGTGGATGACGGACATCACCGTCTACTCCCGCCTGACGAAGGAAATGGTCTCCACGTCGAGCGCTTCGGTCGATTTGAAGGAGACGCTTCTCTTGAGGGAGATTACAAAAGGCTGGACGTATGTGACCGAGTCGAACGGGAAGAAGGTCAAGCCGGAGTTCGTTTATTTCGCCGTCGACCCTATTAACGCCTACGACCGTCCGGAGACGGCTAAGCTCATTGTGCGGACTTCGTTCTCGCCCTCCTATCTTCAGGATATGCTCGACCAATACAAGGCGAACGGTCAGGGAGATCCGTTCTTGTATCACCCCCAGTACGGAGTCATCGGCAACCGCACCTTGAACGAGGCGGGCTCCCAGGGCCTCATCCGACAGCTCGGCGGCGAAAGTCTGGAAGAGGCCCGAACGCATTTCACGGTCGACACGGAGGGGAGGCAGTCCTTGGCCAGCTATCTCAAGCTGGGTAACTTGGGCTGGTACCTCGTCGACTATGTGCCGATGGAAGACATCCTGACTCCGGTGACCAAGACGCGGAATTTCTTTTACGGATCGACACTGCTGCTTCTGCTGCTCAGTCTTTTTGCCGCTTATATGCTGTACCGGAACGTCCAGGTTCCCATTCGGGTCCTCATCCGGCACGTCCAGCGGATCCAGAAGGGCGATTACGGAACCCGGGTCCGATTCAACGGCGGAGCGGAATTCGCCTTCCTGTTCGAACGGTTCAATGACATGACGGAGCAGATCCAGGATCTCTTGGAGAAGGTGTACGCCGAGCGCCTGCGTTCCCGGGAGGCGGTGCTTAAGCAGCTGCAGTCGCAGATCAATCCGCATTTTCTGTACAATTGCTTGTTCTTCATCAAGAATACGGCGCGGATGGGGGATGAGGAGGCGGTGGTCGCCATGGCCTTGAACCTCGGAGAATATTTCCGGTATACGACCCGTCTCGCCAACCAATCGGCCAATCTCGCGGAAGAGCTGTCGGTGGTAACCAATTACCTGGAAATCCAAAACCTGCGCATGAGGCGGATCGCCTATGAGATTGACGTGCCGGAAGAGATGAAAGCTCTCCGCATCCCCCGGCTGATGCTTCAGCCGCTGGTGGAGAACGCCGTCCTTCACGGCATCGAGCCGAAGCCGGGCCGGGGAACCGTCCGGATCACGGGAGAAGCCATGAATGGAGAATACCGGGTGTATGTGGAAGACGACGGGGCCGGCATGGAACCGGAGCAGCTCGAGAGAATGCAGCGGTACGTGAACCGCAGTGAGAATGAGGACGACGGAGGCTTCGGCTTCGGCTTGTGGAATGTCAACCAGCGGATCAAGCTGATGTACGGGGAAGGCTCCGGCTTGTTCTTCTCGCCGGGAGGCAACGGAGGCGTACGGGTAACCGTCACCCTGTACATAAGGGAGGGAGAAGACCATGTACCAGCTGCTGATTGTGGATGA
- a CDS encoding response regulator transcription factor codes for MYQLLIVDDEPSVVDAIAHTLPWGDLGVEDVLCAYSGQEALDIVKRQVVDIVITDIRMPGMNGIQLIEQIRRFSRHTEVILLTGYAEFEYAKQGLQLQAADYLLKPVSDEDLTDSIRKVIRKLTQEGEESAVYRKAAELLKEHQPALKSEMLAVLLEQGRVDSENSLSMIGVPFAPGDPISLVLIRLEGRFHEYNRRDRLLMEFSVGNMAEEIFGPFFETWSCRDRYDYLVLALRSKEPEGNGNGQELLSRLCSQLQHSVMLFLHSEISVVIGNPALYPDSLPGSYQSALKTMRRGIGKDEGLLMTVNDPVKAPAAALKTLHEPPSLLHLFEAGMWEEAARKLERIAEELDQVWIDSPELLAEWYHALASACYHYAHVNEETLGQLFERIGEHDGLPEMGKLLSVTRMKEWGLGLCRRLSLDNSEEIRDTRGLAVKQVKDYIHTHLEKDVSLHVLAEQVHLHPVYLSKVFKLETGEGLKEYLHRVRMERAVHLLKSSEMKVYEITASVGYLNTPYFIKVFKKEFGMTPQEYRDHHLPLNAGEPL; via the coding sequence ATGTACCAGCTGCTGATTGTGGATGACGAGCCAAGCGTAGTCGATGCCATCGCCCATACCTTGCCATGGGGAGATCTTGGGGTAGAGGATGTGCTCTGCGCTTATTCCGGCCAGGAGGCGCTCGATATCGTCAAACGGCAGGTTGTTGATATCGTCATCACTGATATCCGCATGCCGGGAATGAACGGCATTCAGCTCATCGAGCAGATCCGCCGCTTCTCCCGGCATACGGAAGTCATTCTGCTAACCGGCTACGCGGAATTTGAGTATGCCAAGCAAGGGCTGCAGCTCCAGGCGGCGGATTACCTTCTGAAGCCGGTCAGCGACGAAGACTTGACGGATTCCATCCGTAAGGTTATCCGCAAGCTGACGCAGGAAGGGGAGGAGTCGGCCGTCTACCGGAAGGCCGCCGAGCTGTTGAAGGAACATCAGCCCGCCTTGAAGTCGGAGATGCTGGCCGTTCTTCTGGAGCAAGGACGGGTGGATTCGGAGAACAGCCTTTCGATGATAGGCGTTCCCTTTGCCCCGGGAGACCCCATTTCCCTGGTGCTGATCCGGCTGGAAGGCCGATTCCACGAGTACAACCGGCGGGACCGGCTCCTTATGGAGTTCTCGGTCGGGAATATGGCCGAGGAGATCTTCGGCCCGTTCTTCGAAACCTGGTCGTGCCGGGACCGCTACGATTACCTCGTGCTGGCTCTGAGAAGCAAAGAGCCGGAAGGGAACGGCAACGGCCAGGAGCTCCTTTCCCGCCTATGCAGCCAGCTTCAGCACAGCGTGATGCTCTTCCTGCACAGCGAAATCTCCGTCGTGATCGGCAATCCCGCCCTCTATCCGGATTCGCTGCCGGGCAGCTACCAGTCCGCCTTGAAGACCATGCGCCGAGGAATCGGCAAGGACGAGGGCCTGCTCATGACCGTGAACGATCCGGTGAAGGCTCCTGCGGCGGCGCTGAAGACACTGCATGAGCCCCCTTCGCTTCTCCATCTGTTCGAAGCGGGCATGTGGGAGGAGGCGGCCCGGAAGCTCGAGCGAATCGCGGAGGAGTTGGACCAAGTATGGATCGATTCGCCGGAGCTGCTTGCCGAGTGGTACCACGCTCTCGCTTCCGCCTGCTACCATTACGCTCATGTCAACGAGGAAACGCTCGGGCAGCTGTTCGAGCGGATCGGGGAGCACGACGGGCTCCCGGAGATGGGCAAGCTGCTCTCGGTTACCCGGATGAAGGAATGGGGGCTCGGGCTCTGCCGGAGGCTTTCCCTGGACAACTCGGAGGAGATCCGGGACACCCGGGGGCTGGCCGTCAAGCAGGTCAAGGACTATATCCATACGCATCTGGAGAAGGACGTGTCCCTTCATGTGCTGGCCGAGCAGGTCCACCTGCATCCCGTTTATCTGTCCAAGGTGTTCAAGCTGGAGACAGGAGAAGGCTTGAAGGAATACCTGCACCGGGTGAGGATGGAGAGAGCGGTCCATTTGCTTAAGAGCAGCGAGATGAAAGTTTATGAAATCACCGCCTCGGTAGGCTATCTCAACACCCCGTATTTTATTAAAGTGTTCAAAAAAGAATTCGGCATGACCCCTCAGGAATACCGGGATCATCATCTTCCGCTAAATGCGGGAGAGCCGCTTTAG
- a CDS encoding GH39 family glycosyl hydrolase, with protein sequence MSDIQIKLNEPAGSIRKLHGVNNGPICYGSLIDVTDYYKEAGIPLVRIHDPNWPHAWEVDIHTIFPDFDKDPEDPASYDFSRTDEYLQTILDTGAKIVYRLGESIEHTKRKYYVHPPRDYAKWARICVNIIRHYNEGWAGGFRHGIEYWEVWNEPDLDERMWSGTPLQLFELYETTAKAIKAHNPELKVGGYAAARPMLPFLTDFLNYCEERKLPLDFFTWHTYTGDPYKIVQHARHVRSELDSRGFLDTESHLNEWNFLESDFTKIWHRGNEYARKSNFDKQKNAHGAAFTATVLTLLQDERVDAANYYDGQPTALFCGLFDYHGVPQKTYYTFKAFQRMTELSSRIRTVIDDKTGGVCAVAGTQEDGSGAVLITGYGASVRLHTVRWEGQESAYTVQIYSIDDDHRFDLRKEQRVEPGEELSWLLPAYSVTLLEWSPSTPARPAGE encoded by the coding sequence ATGTCCGATATCCAGATCAAGCTCAACGAACCGGCCGGCTCTATCCGCAAGCTTCACGGGGTCAACAACGGCCCCATCTGCTACGGTTCGCTGATCGACGTCACCGATTATTACAAGGAAGCGGGCATCCCGCTTGTCCGCATTCACGACCCGAACTGGCCTCATGCCTGGGAGGTCGACATCCACACCATTTTTCCGGACTTCGACAAGGATCCCGAGGATCCGGCCAGCTATGATTTCTCCCGCACGGACGAATACCTTCAGACCATCCTCGATACGGGGGCGAAGATCGTCTACCGGCTGGGCGAAAGCATCGAGCATACGAAGCGGAAATACTACGTGCACCCGCCCCGGGATTATGCGAAATGGGCACGGATCTGCGTGAACATTATCCGCCATTACAACGAAGGCTGGGCCGGCGGATTCCGCCATGGAATCGAGTATTGGGAAGTATGGAACGAGCCTGACCTGGACGAACGCATGTGGTCGGGCACTCCCCTGCAATTGTTCGAGCTGTACGAAACGACGGCAAAGGCCATCAAGGCGCATAACCCCGAACTAAAGGTAGGAGGCTACGCGGCCGCCCGGCCGATGCTTCCCTTCCTTACGGATTTCCTGAATTACTGCGAGGAGCGGAAGCTTCCCCTGGATTTCTTCACCTGGCATACCTATACCGGGGACCCGTACAAAATCGTCCAGCATGCCCGCCATGTCCGTTCCGAGCTCGACTCCCGGGGCTTCCTGGACACGGAAAGCCACTTGAACGAGTGGAACTTTCTGGAGTCGGATTTCACGAAAATCTGGCACCGGGGGAACGAATACGCCCGCAAAAGCAACTTCGACAAGCAGAAAAACGCCCATGGGGCGGCCTTCACGGCGACTGTCCTGACTCTGCTGCAGGATGAAAGGGTGGATGCCGCCAATTATTACGACGGGCAGCCGACGGCCCTGTTCTGCGGGCTGTTCGATTATCACGGGGTGCCCCAGAAGACGTATTACACGTTCAAGGCTTTTCAGCGGATGACGGAGCTGTCCTCGAGGATCCGGACCGTTATAGATGACAAGACAGGGGGGGTCTGCGCCGTTGCGGGAACGCAGGAAGACGGGAGTGGGGCCGTGCTCATTACGGGATACGGCGCGTCCGTCCGCCTCCATACCGTCCGGTGGGAAGGCCAAGAATCGGCGTACACGGTCCAAATCTACAGCATCGACGACGATCACCGGTTCGATCTGCGTAAGGAGCAGAGGGTGGAGCCAGGCGAAGAGCTGAGCTGGCTCCTTCCGGCTTACAGTGTAACCCTGCTGGAATGGTCGCCTTCGACTCCAGCTAGACCGGCGGGAGAGTAA
- a CDS encoding M81 family metallopeptidase codes for MKILIGSIIQESNTFSPVRSTMDDFYRHHWLMGEAVRGITTENELKGFLEAAGEEGVDTVPVLSANAVSSGMLTADAFREMKEVLRRRLQEAVREAGTVGGVYFALHGAMVAEGTDDTEAELAGIIRQTAGPGVPLVVSLDLHANVTRALVRQVDGLVGFRTYPHTDFYETGKRAARLLFAAVRGEIRPFVTMRKLPLIVPAENSQSTSGPFAELWMEAEKGEARGDSLVTSLFPMQPWLDIEEAGSTVVVVGDARRREDGVREAERLADLFWSLRKAFDVRLLSLEEMIGLVRSCSRAEREGPLVFSDSADSPSAGSTGDSNAVLKALLESGLHRSRSCLLTMVDPAAVDRAVEAGVGQELVLPLGYVSVGSAGSRFGLPLEVKGRVRRIGDGRFTLQGGYAKNTEAFMGRCAVFETGRVSVLLTERPTFSGDPAMYRSMGLEPLDADVVVVKSANQFRADYGKLARSIHILDTPGYSSANLKSLPFRRVNRPFYPLDDPDDWTEHPLYGRTKQRKEEETDGLF; via the coding sequence ATGAAGATTCTGATCGGAAGCATCATTCAGGAAAGCAATACGTTCAGTCCCGTCCGAAGCACGATGGACGATTTCTACCGGCATCATTGGCTGATGGGGGAAGCGGTAAGAGGCATTACAACCGAAAACGAGCTGAAGGGCTTCCTGGAGGCCGCCGGGGAAGAGGGAGTGGATACGGTCCCGGTGCTTTCCGCCAACGCGGTTTCCTCCGGCATGCTGACGGCGGATGCTTTCCGGGAGATGAAAGAGGTCCTTCGGAGACGGCTGCAGGAAGCGGTCCGTGAGGCGGGTACGGTCGGCGGCGTTTATTTCGCCCTTCACGGGGCCATGGTAGCGGAAGGAACCGACGACACCGAAGCGGAGCTTGCCGGAATCATCCGGCAGACGGCGGGGCCGGGCGTTCCCTTGGTGGTATCGCTGGACCTCCATGCGAATGTGACGAGGGCGCTCGTTCGGCAGGTGGACGGACTGGTCGGCTTCCGGACCTACCCGCATACGGACTTTTACGAGACGGGAAAGAGAGCCGCCCGGCTTCTGTTTGCAGCGGTACGGGGAGAGATCCGGCCCTTCGTGACCATGCGGAAGCTTCCGCTGATCGTACCGGCGGAGAACAGCCAATCAACATCCGGTCCCTTTGCCGAGCTCTGGATGGAGGCTGAGAAAGGAGAGGCTCGCGGCGATTCGCTCGTCACGTCCCTCTTTCCTATGCAGCCTTGGCTCGATATCGAAGAAGCCGGCAGCACGGTTGTGGTCGTTGGGGATGCGCGAAGAAGGGAAGACGGCGTTCGGGAAGCGGAACGGCTTGCGGACTTGTTCTGGAGCCTTCGAAAGGCTTTTGACGTCCGGCTGCTCAGTCTTGAGGAAATGATCGGGCTTGTCCGGAGCTGCAGCCGAGCCGAAAGGGAAGGGCCGCTCGTCTTCTCCGATTCGGCCGACAGCCCGAGCGCCGGCTCCACCGGGGACAGCAACGCCGTCCTGAAGGCGCTTCTCGAAAGCGGCCTGCACCGGAGCCGAAGCTGCCTGCTTACGATGGTGGACCCGGCTGCCGTGGACCGCGCGGTCGAAGCCGGCGTCGGCCAGGAGCTCGTCCTGCCGCTCGGGTACGTTAGCGTTGGCAGCGCCGGCAGCCGGTTCGGACTGCCGCTCGAGGTGAAGGGCCGCGTGCGCCGGATCGGGGACGGGCGGTTCACTCTGCAGGGCGGGTACGCCAAGAACACGGAAGCGTTCATGGGCCGCTGTGCGGTCTTCGAGACGGGCCGTGTCTCCGTCCTTCTGACCGAGCGGCCGACCTTCTCCGGCGACCCGGCAATGTACCGCAGCATGGGCCTGGAGCCCCTTGATGCGGATGTCGTCGTGGTGAAGTCCGCCAATCAGTTTCGTGCCGATTACGGGAAATTGGCCCGTTCCATTCATATTCTCGACACGCCGGGGTACAGTTCGGCTAATTTGAAAAGCCTTCCCTTCCGCCGGGTAAACCGTCCGTTCTATCCTTTGGACGATCCGGACGATTGGACGGAGCATCCTCTGTACGGGAGGACCAAGCAGCGTAAGGAGGAAGAAACCGATGGATTGTTCTAA
- the ilvD gene encoding dihydroxy-acid dehydratase translates to MDCSNSGRPPERSAAGETEERRSQKVRKISFEGDALRMSMDWTVEDLDKVQVLVESTHGASHPSSYHLGELVEEIEKGVFQQGGKPAIYTTTDICDGVAQAHGGMHYSLPSRDMIASMVEIHALATPFDAMVLTSAGDKAVPAHLMAIARLDIPAIHVPGGAMSAGPCLRSNEELWHMSVEVEKNRMSKEEFLAFQRACCPTCGACQYMGTAATMQVMAEALGLALPWTALIPAVNAEIRRASRAAGQQVMRLMELNLRPRDILTREAFENAIMVHSAIGGSLNAVMHLIAIADEAGIRLEASRFDEIHRSIPVLVDTKTAGHYPTELFWYAGGVPAVMEEIREHLYLDVLTVTGHTLRENLEHYRKNEMRSFAEMFLANYKLNRRDLIYPIGKPLKNEGSLALLTGNLAPEGATVKKFAVADSMQVHQGPARPFDSEREAVDALVGKRIQPGDVVLVRYQGPKAVGMPEMFFLSELIASDPVLSHTTSLVTDGRFSGATRGPCVGYLGPEALEGGPIAFVREGDLIRIDIPNRSIDVVGIDGKEKTPDEIQRAFDERRSRWKPPVFRHRGILEQYTRLARPALQGGSCAAGGMGR, encoded by the coding sequence ATGGATTGTTCTAATTCCGGCCGGCCCCCCGAGCGGTCGGCCGCCGGTGAGACGGAGGAGCGCCGAAGCCAGAAGGTGCGCAAAATCAGCTTCGAGGGTGATGCCCTCAGAATGTCCATGGACTGGACGGTCGAGGATCTGGACAAAGTGCAGGTCCTCGTAGAGAGTACGCACGGAGCGAGTCATCCGAGCTCCTATCATTTGGGCGAGCTCGTGGAAGAGATCGAGAAAGGGGTCTTCCAGCAGGGGGGGAAGCCCGCCATTTACACCACCACCGACATTTGTGACGGGGTGGCCCAAGCGCACGGAGGCATGCATTATTCGCTCCCCTCCCGCGACATGATCGCTTCTATGGTGGAGATCCATGCGCTGGCCACGCCCTTCGACGCGATGGTGCTCACCTCCGCGGGGGATAAAGCCGTCCCCGCCCATCTGATGGCCATCGCCCGCCTCGACATCCCCGCCATCCATGTGCCGGGAGGCGCAATGAGCGCCGGCCCGTGCCTGCGCAGCAACGAGGAGCTGTGGCACATGAGCGTGGAGGTCGAGAAGAACCGGATGTCGAAGGAAGAGTTTCTCGCCTTCCAGCGGGCCTGCTGCCCGACCTGCGGGGCGTGCCAATACATGGGCACCGCCGCCACCATGCAGGTGATGGCGGAAGCGCTGGGTCTCGCCCTGCCCTGGACGGCGCTGATTCCCGCCGTTAACGCGGAGATCCGGCGCGCCTCCCGTGCCGCCGGCCAGCAGGTGATGCGCCTGATGGAGTTGAACCTGCGGCCGAGGGACATTCTGACGCGCGAAGCGTTCGAGAATGCGATCATGGTGCATTCGGCCATCGGAGGTTCGCTGAACGCGGTCATGCACCTCATCGCCATCGCTGATGAAGCGGGAATCCGGCTCGAGGCTTCCCGGTTCGACGAAATCCACCGGAGCATTCCCGTGCTGGTGGATACCAAAACCGCCGGCCATTACCCGACCGAGCTGTTCTGGTACGCCGGCGGCGTACCGGCGGTTATGGAGGAAATCCGGGAGCATCTTTACCTGGACGTTCTAACCGTCACCGGCCATACGCTGAGAGAGAACCTGGAGCACTACCGGAAGAACGAGATGCGCTCCTTCGCCGAGATGTTCCTGGCGAATTACAAGCTGAACCGCCGGGACCTCATCTATCCGATCGGCAAGCCGCTCAAGAACGAAGGCTCCCTTGCGTTGCTTACGGGCAATCTTGCTCCAGAAGGAGCGACTGTCAAGAAGTTTGCGGTAGCCGATTCGATGCAGGTGCATCAAGGCCCGGCCCGGCCGTTCGACAGCGAGCGCGAAGCGGTGGACGCCTTAGTCGGGAAGCGCATCCAGCCGGGCGACGTCGTTCTGGTCCGCTACCAGGGGCCTAAAGCGGTCGGCATGCCGGAGATGTTCTTCCTCTCCGAGCTGATCGCCTCCGACCCGGTGCTCTCGCACACGACGTCGCTCGTGACGGACGGCCGCTTCTCGGGCGCCACCCGCGGACCGTGCGTCGGCTATCTCGGCCCGGAAGCGCTGGAGGGCGGCCCGATCGCCTTCGTCCGGGAAGGAGACCTCATCCGCATCGACATTCCGAACCGGTCCATCGACGTGGTCGGCATTGACGGCAAAGAGAAGACACCGGACGAAATTCAGCGGGCCTTCGACGAAAGACGAAGCCGCTGGAAGCCGCCCGTTTTCCGGCACCGGGGAATTCTGGAGCAGTACACGAGACTGGCACGGCCGGCCCTTCAAGGGGGCTCCTGTGCCGCAGGGGGGATGGGACGATGA
- a CDS encoding SDR family NAD(P)-dependent oxidoreductase, with translation MKLQGRTALITGSSRSIGAAVAKRYAREGARVVINYRSHPELADQVVEEIRAEGGEAFACGADVSVEAEVEAMVKETAARYGTVDILVNNAAMDPRKTWYEITGEEWDRIMGVNVRSQFFCAKAVFPYMKKQGYGKIINVSSVTFFTGQKQFLHYVTSKGAIVGFTRALAREVGEHNITVNCITPGAVLTETEYEKVSGETIRESGEFLAKAQCFPRREVAADVEGAFLFLASSDSDFISGQTLNVDGGWMMH, from the coding sequence ATGAAGCTGCAAGGAAGAACCGCTCTGATTACCGGTTCGTCCCGCTCGATAGGAGCGGCGGTGGCGAAGCGGTACGCCCGGGAGGGAGCCCGTGTCGTGATCAATTACCGGTCCCACCCCGAGCTCGCCGACCAGGTGGTCGAGGAAATTCGCGCCGAGGGGGGAGAAGCTTTTGCCTGCGGGGCGGATGTTTCCGTGGAGGCCGAGGTGGAGGCGATGGTGAAGGAGACGGCCGCCCGGTACGGAACGGTCGATATTCTGGTCAACAACGCCGCCATGGACCCGCGTAAGACGTGGTACGAAATTACCGGAGAAGAGTGGGACCGCATTATGGGGGTAAACGTGCGTTCCCAATTCTTCTGTGCGAAGGCCGTCTTTCCTTACATGAAGAAGCAGGGATACGGTAAAATCATCAATGTCTCCTCGGTCACGTTCTTTACCGGCCAGAAGCAATTTCTTCATTACGTCACTTCGAAGGGAGCCATCGTCGGCTTCACGCGGGCTCTCGCCCGGGAGGTGGGAGAGCACAACATCACGGTAAACTGCATTACACCGGGAGCGGTGCTCACCGAGACCGAGTACGAGAAGGTCAGCGGGGAGACGATCCGGGAAAGCGGGGAATTCCTGGCCAAAGCCCAATGCTTTCCTAGGAGGGAAGTGGCGGCTGATGTGGAGGGAGCCTTTCTGTTCCTGGCTTCGTCCGACAGTGACTTCATTTCCGGCCAGACGCTGAACGTGGACGGCGGCTGGATGATGCATTAA